A single Phycisphaerae bacterium DNA region contains:
- a CDS encoding N-6 DNA methylase: MMTTEHAIEARRQAVQAELDAGRTAAERNRLGQFATPQPLALEIATYMEAASGSKLKRIRFADPSIGTGSFFSAAMSVFGRARIQSAVGVEIDSAFCGAARELWGAEGLEIVRGDFTQLLENGLRPPSPNLILANLPYVRHHHLDRTEKERLQSLTRKLVGIDVNGLAGLYVYFLLLATAWLEEDGYAAWLIPSEFMDVNYGVAVKRFLTERVTLNRIHRFNPDNVQFGDALVSSAIVVFRKSMPPDGHRVAFSFGGTLREPEAKASVALEELREARKWTIYPSHATNNGYDSIRDDGPTLGDFFRIRRGIATGSNKFFILERGEAHRRQLPNLYLRPILPSPRQLKATVIDGDENGYPVLDQQLCLIDCDLPEPVLSERYPSLWNYLLDAEKLGIREGYLVGKRTPWYRQEQREPAPFLCTYMGRGSDEKRPFRFIWNRSRAIGTNLYLMVYPHRGLATLLKHYPSRLGDVYDILGQVTGHQFRGEGRVYGGGLHKIEPSELGRISASTFVERWPELIDGCHQSETASLFG, translated from the coding sequence ATGATGACCACAGAACACGCGATTGAAGCCCGCCGCCAAGCTGTCCAAGCTGAACTCGATGCAGGGCGGACGGCGGCCGAGCGCAATCGTCTCGGTCAATTCGCAACGCCGCAGCCTCTCGCGTTGGAGATTGCAACATATATGGAAGCCGCTTCTGGATCGAAGCTGAAGCGGATACGATTCGCCGATCCTTCCATCGGGACCGGGAGTTTCTTCTCGGCGGCGATGTCGGTATTCGGGCGGGCGCGAATTCAAAGCGCAGTTGGCGTCGAAATCGATTCTGCATTTTGCGGAGCGGCGCGCGAACTCTGGGGCGCTGAGGGTCTTGAGATTGTCCGTGGGGACTTTACGCAACTCCTTGAGAATGGCTTACGGCCACCTTCTCCGAACCTGATCCTGGCGAATCTACCCTATGTTCGGCATCATCATCTTGATCGCACAGAAAAGGAACGACTCCAGTCTTTGACACGCAAGCTTGTGGGGATCGATGTTAACGGCCTTGCGGGCCTGTACGTGTATTTTCTGCTGTTGGCGACGGCCTGGCTGGAGGAAGATGGATATGCCGCGTGGCTGATTCCTTCTGAATTCATGGATGTCAATTACGGTGTTGCCGTAAAGAGATTTCTGACTGAGCGTGTGACGCTCAATCGAATTCACCGGTTCAATCCAGACAATGTGCAATTCGGCGACGCTCTCGTGTCGTCCGCCATAGTCGTCTTCCGGAAGTCAATGCCGCCGGATGGGCATCGCGTTGCATTCAGTTTCGGCGGGACGCTTCGCGAACCCGAAGCAAAAGCCTCGGTCGCGCTTGAAGAATTGCGGGAGGCGCGAAAATGGACCATCTATCCAAGTCATGCGACCAATAACGGCTACGATTCGATCAGGGACGATGGGCCGACGCTCGGCGATTTCTTTCGCATTCGGCGCGGAATTGCGACGGGAAGCAATAAGTTCTTTATTCTGGAACGGGGAGAGGCACACCGTCGCCAGCTTCCGAATCTGTATTTGCGCCCGATCCTTCCAAGCCCGAGGCAACTGAAAGCGACCGTCATCGACGGCGACGAAAACGGCTATCCCGTTCTCGATCAGCAACTCTGTCTTATTGATTGCGACTTGCCAGAGCCAGTGCTGTCTGAGCGTTACCCCTCGCTGTGGAATTACCTCTTGGATGCTGAGAAATTAGGAATCAGGGAAGGATATCTCGTCGGCAAGCGGACGCCTTGGTATCGCCAAGAACAACGAGAACCAGCTCCTTTTCTTTGCACCTACATGGGACGCGGTTCCGATGAGAAGCGACCATTTCGCTTTATCTGGAACCGGTCGCGCGCTATCGGAACGAACCTATATCTCATGGTCTATCCTCATCGGGGCCTCGCCACGTTGTTGAAACATTATCCCTCCCGCTTGGGGGACGTGTACGACATTCTTGGACAAGTTACAGGGCACCAATTTCGCGGAGAGGGCCGCGTTTATGGCGGTGGCCTGCACAAGATCGAGCCAAGCGAACTCGGCCGTATTTCAGCATCGACGTTTGTCGAGCGGTGGCCGGAGTTGATAGATGGTTGCCATCAATCTGAGACAGCAAGTCTCTTTGGTTAA
- a CDS encoding XamI family restriction endonuclease encodes MGSNGLPPAKINADKPHLWKADIAALVDQFNRWFMKFAPEAFRSTRVKTTEHVKAALLATNDLSNLNPKTLKANPGALPTLRMCTAPPLAVDRLIGNMEDGKLAKRMKDEILLQRLGSVCRVLTELLDRDIFPWLGTGKGPSEHERDRASTIVADRLCSAVANPIVRNAQEQRQLAMIGDFLDARGYRKQAHATSKTLNEMQAGTYAFRMNVPVGKALKVNIPIDVVIQSKKPKRGGLPILIEAKSAGDFTNTNKRRKEEATKVHQLQATYGTGVTYVLFLCGYFGSDYLGYEAAEGIDWVWEHRIDDLAKLGL; translated from the coding sequence ATGGGGAGCAACGGATTGCCGCCTGCCAAGATCAACGCCGACAAACCGCACCTGTGGAAGGCCGACATCGCCGCGTTGGTCGACCAGTTTAACCGCTGGTTCATGAAGTTCGCCCCCGAAGCCTTCCGTTCAACCCGCGTCAAGACGACGGAGCATGTCAAGGCCGCTCTGCTGGCGACGAACGACCTCAGCAACCTAAATCCCAAGACCCTGAAGGCCAATCCGGGCGCGCTGCCGACTCTCCGCATGTGCACGGCACCACCGCTTGCAGTGGATCGGCTCATCGGGAACATGGAAGATGGAAAACTCGCCAAGCGCATGAAGGACGAGATTCTCCTACAACGCCTTGGCTCGGTCTGCCGCGTGTTGACGGAATTGCTCGACCGGGACATTTTCCCGTGGCTTGGCACTGGGAAGGGTCCGTCCGAACACGAACGGGATCGGGCCTCTACAATTGTGGCCGACCGGCTGTGCAGCGCGGTGGCGAATCCCATCGTCCGCAACGCGCAGGAGCAACGGCAGCTTGCGATGATCGGCGATTTCCTCGATGCCCGTGGCTATCGGAAACAGGCGCACGCAACGAGCAAGACATTGAACGAAATGCAGGCTGGAACCTACGCTTTCCGCATGAACGTGCCGGTTGGGAAGGCGTTGAAGGTCAATATCCCCATTGACGTTGTGATTCAGTCCAAGAAGCCGAAGCGGGGCGGGCTTCCGATCCTCATCGAAGCGAAATCGGCTGGCGATTTCACCAATACGAACAAGCGCCGCAAAGAAGAAGCGACGAAGGTGCATCAGTTGCAGGCTACGTATGGCACTGGCGTGACATACGTGCTCTTTCTCTGCGGTTATTTCGGAAGTGATTATTTGGGCTACGAGGCCGCCGAAGGCATAGACTGGGTGTGGGAACACCGAATCGACGATCTTGCCAAGCTTGGGCTATAG
- a CDS encoding DNA alkylation repair protein has translation MAKSKITTKKTAKAPAARMSLQETMKALEKFGSAQTRKTYARHGALEPMFGVSFATLKTLYKRIGVDQKLAEALWSTGNFDARNLAVKIADPATISSRELDRWAASPTAPMCGAYVGHLTAESPHGRAKVEKWLAASDEVTRSTAWCLVAALAMLDESIADSWFVQRLAEIEKDIHFAPNAHRYHMNQALISIGGRNASLRKSALAAAKRIGKVDIDHGDTDCKTADAVEYIEKTWARAKSRGFENPAAHGRSMESMRTRC, from the coding sequence ATGGCGAAATCGAAGATCACGACAAAAAAAACTGCGAAAGCTCCAGCCGCGCGCATGAGCCTCCAGGAGACGATGAAGGCATTGGAAAAGTTCGGCTCCGCCCAGACACGGAAAACTTATGCCCGACACGGCGCACTAGAGCCGATGTTCGGTGTCAGCTTTGCGACCCTGAAGACGCTCTATAAGCGGATAGGCGTTGATCAGAAGTTGGCGGAGGCGCTTTGGAGCACGGGAAACTTCGACGCGCGCAACCTCGCAGTGAAGATTGCCGACCCCGCGACCATATCTTCGCGGGAACTCGACCGCTGGGCCGCATCGCCAACCGCCCCCATGTGCGGGGCTTATGTCGGACACCTCACTGCGGAGAGTCCGCACGGCCGCGCCAAAGTGGAAAAATGGCTTGCTGCCTCGGACGAGGTCACGCGATCTACCGCGTGGTGCCTGGTCGCTGCGCTGGCGATGCTTGATGAGTCAATCGCGGACTCGTGGTTCGTACAGCGGCTCGCCGAGATTGAGAAGGACATTCATTTCGCGCCGAACGCGCATCGCTATCACATGAATCAGGCGCTCATTTCCATAGGTGGCCGTAACGCTTCCCTTCGCAAGTCGGCTTTGGCCGCCGCAAAACGAATCGGTAAGGTCGACATCGATCATGGGGACACCGACTGCAAGACGGCCGACGCCGTGGAATACATCGAGAAGACCTGGGCGCGTGCGAAATCCAGGGGTTTCGAAAATCCTGCCGCCCATGGACGTTCGATGGAGTCGATGCGGACGCGGTGTTAG
- a CDS encoding TolC family protein, producing MPIAPLPHCILGAVLLAAGGCSMWRGDLDPDFAKRVDERIHRISTTNLESQSNGRAKTVEEGLAAIKAGMTTAAPTSAPASIDLSIDQARQFVLENNLDLRIYTLEPEIARTRISEEEARFDATFQVGASYKKKNLPQRDGDIFSLDEKSSALSKAIKSFESGLLDGGKSSKGKSSLDGTFVTLNDIEQQKEEIGLSAGLLVPLPTGAQFRIGQSFDKVNKLSPFASEQGTSSTGFSLSQPLLRNAGTDANLASIRIARLNTRATRANTKLYAIRLLAAAEKAYWMLYGARCQLEIRQRLNELANKNLEIVRKRSEQGLVASIEVTRAEVGVAMQLESLIVAETNERMKERELKRILNMDGIGLDSPTRLLTDTPPRLLQYQLEPGSLIASALNNRMEMLELELALAADSIRIDFAKNQTLPMISLDFEYGIIDRAGSFGTAWQGAWDFDNTQFGIGIKGEIPVTNQLREAQLRRAVLTRTQRLATRAARDLAIRQEVYDALDMVNQSWQRILAARQSAIVSGINYEAELNQFDEGFRTMREVFEALAQLGDAQSREVSAIVAYQITLVDLAFATGTLMGYAKVDFGDTLFD from the coding sequence GTGCCCATTGCACCCTTGCCGCATTGCATACTCGGCGCTGTTCTGCTTGCAGCCGGCGGCTGTTCGATGTGGCGGGGTGATCTTGACCCTGATTTTGCGAAGCGAGTCGATGAACGAATCCATCGCATCTCAACGACGAATCTCGAAAGCCAGTCAAACGGTCGTGCGAAGACTGTCGAAGAGGGTCTCGCGGCGATCAAGGCTGGCATGACGACCGCAGCGCCGACCAGCGCGCCGGCATCGATCGATCTGTCGATTGACCAGGCTCGTCAATTTGTGCTTGAGAACAATCTTGATCTGCGCATCTACACGCTGGAGCCGGAGATCGCCAGAACGCGGATCAGCGAAGAGGAGGCCAGGTTTGATGCGACCTTCCAGGTTGGCGCGTCCTACAAGAAGAAGAATCTGCCGCAAAGGGATGGCGATATCTTCAGCCTGGACGAGAAGAGCTCGGCGCTCAGCAAGGCAATCAAATCCTTCGAGTCGGGCCTGCTGGATGGCGGGAAATCCTCAAAAGGAAAGTCCAGTCTCGATGGGACGTTCGTGACCCTCAACGATATCGAGCAGCAGAAGGAGGAGATCGGCCTGAGTGCCGGACTGCTGGTTCCGCTGCCGACCGGGGCTCAGTTTCGCATCGGTCAATCCTTCGACAAGGTGAACAAGCTTTCGCCGTTTGCATCTGAACAAGGCACGTCGTCGACCGGATTCTCCTTGAGCCAGCCGCTGCTGAGAAATGCCGGCACCGATGCGAATCTGGCATCGATTCGGATCGCGCGATTGAACACCAGGGCGACCCGCGCCAATACAAAGCTGTATGCCATTCGTCTGTTGGCGGCGGCGGAGAAGGCGTATTGGATGCTATATGGTGCACGCTGCCAGTTGGAAATCCGGCAGCGGTTGAATGAGCTTGCGAACAAGAACCTCGAGATTGTCAGGAAGCGCTCGGAGCAGGGACTGGTTGCATCGATCGAGGTCACTCGCGCGGAAGTCGGTGTCGCGATGCAACTGGAATCGCTTATCGTTGCGGAGACAAACGAGCGCATGAAGGAGCGCGAACTCAAGCGCATTCTCAACATGGACGGGATCGGATTGGACTCGCCGACTCGCCTGCTGACAGACACCCCGCCGCGGCTCCTGCAATATCAACTGGAGCCAGGGTCGCTGATCGCCAGCGCTCTGAACAATCGAATGGAAATGCTGGAGCTGGAATTGGCGCTTGCAGCAGACAGTATTCGGATCGACTTCGCGAAGAACCAGACGCTGCCCATGATTTCGCTGGATTTTGAGTATGGCATCATCGATCGGGCCGGTTCGTTCGGGACCGCCTGGCAGGGCGCGTGGGACTTCGACAACACCCAGTTCGGAATTGGAATCAAGGGCGAGATTCCCGTCACGAACCAGCTGCGCGAAGCTCAATTGCGACGCGCGGTCCTGACACGCACGCAGCGGCTTGCGACGCGTGCCGCCCGTGATCTGGCCATTCGACAGGAAGTGTATGATGCGCTGGATATGGTCAATCAGAGTTGGCAGCGTATTCTGGCCGCCAGGCAAAGTGCGATCGTGTCGGGCATCAACTATGAGGCAGAGTTGAATCAGTTTGACGAAGGCTTTCGGACGATGCGCGAGGTATTCGAAGCGCTGGCCCAGTTAGGCGATGCGCAGTCTCGCGAAGTCAGCGCGATCGTCGCCTATCAGATCACGCTCGTTGATCTTGCTTTCGCAACCGGGACGCTCATGGGCTATGCCAAGGTGGATTTTGGCGACACGCTCTTTGATTGA
- the cas12b gene encoding type V CRISPR-associated protein Cas12b, translating to MAKKPKTTTRSYTLGLLSPSDASDWLPLWNRLFQTHHAVCRGAREYGEFYLNLRGGLAASLADCADEPDAERRRLLQRGARRMLSLGWLSVESARGAENHPHRVRERVCEACGGFPQPSCERGHPDKIGELKSGQSLLRELAQRLLLEILSTHKGVRDETEIAEWSDDCVLALTARIRPDAVIVNRAAAFAEWQQSVGESGAEMPEQARRILFAMCGDGFASLTLPEEEAVKQEAEQAETDPSGEDDSEDEDAKKSKSETEEAVEPSNASRGVYCDLFGGDPGPKIKREGEKIRFAAMLHEFLSPFATANQVCVFLDRTNLSLGEMPRRCDPARPLSDQLREWRTLRGWDRKNADLLPREASPDNKKNKIAVPYRKLLVAAGLWPKSNDEGGATTPQHEKAGNRVQKKLKEVAITTGESPSILGLVNGILNACAKRATAEDLRVFKPEWAKGIQDSFERAARVGTIKGAPEFRYLMFALAARRISQTQTWTKRNEAERHKAAVKEDAAKKALEGLDPTEAARKWFAAYEEKRGEESEALSDFQITRRMIGECDAVFKAWRGTETADEREKATASVQSKVEKFGDARFYADLSEDPAAAVIWQHEQGPELLKQWIKLRQAQHDQRRFKIPRFCHPDPFHHPTWCEFGGSSKPKVWYAWKPDSRPQSPEPGGDADGSRRLWMLLPDFAVRQAKPVPMRWRSKRLSQDLGGVREHVEVPITRADRLSVAAAKLPLLDANRDPIRYRPAHPFTKDAKGWNARLQLDRDTLERLERHWDEEQRTWRDDGKALRQARWFVTFAPSLAASDGPGRSIHPKLGWKASPHSELNKKQKREGHAKLILSRLPGLRVLSVDLGHRYAAACAVWETPDAATFDIRKVIADTKAKGWKVDGSAEGLFVHIHEPTDKIAKNGRNKDKPVIETTIYRRVGEDFLRDPKTGTPTTTPHPAPWARLDRQFLIKLQGEEKPAREASNAELWLVHQIERDMGLATPLIDRLVQNGWGLKGDESTGERQPLRIAALRALGWVPQPASRAVLNGGPSGGMRRPSLRVDELMSETVRNTRLALYNHGDAAKIAFGLTSEYKPLPGDRKYWFNKSQDNDSEPAKDAEKKARERAERHTQHLQDMLVLWHDLAVSTKWRNDDALAWWNDEHAGILPLLKQASFTPPPLSTEDQKDKKKAASHEAKAKRWKELWEQLQDGPLKRRTEQAEEDADRAERKADREAIRSLLAPVAETLRDNPALRQAFSAKWVERWKVSDGAHALVPKVEKGQRGPSEAKKTAAATGWHARLRALTDWIMGRRLPGENSRLWSRNVGGLSLTRIATMRSLYQLHKAFAMRSTHDNPRGAPEKGESNIGVAQGILVAMERMREQRVKQLASRIAASALGLGGHWKQVERRDHKGNTLLDENGKPRMKRVWVEEPNAKYSPCHAVVIENLRNYRFVETQPRRENKALMSWSAGKVRKYLEEACQLHGLHLREVMPNYTSRQCSRTALPGARCVDVPVDLETGEPKAYWWKKSLNAAKKKTDDGNHKEKRGDAESRFITDLAEYLAKLKGPKKPLPKTVRVPRKGGDIFVAAPPWPCGGEGHQPCPLCDMKRASQADLNAAANIGLRALFDPDFIGRWWYVPACMEDGWRVPASRSCTGAACLDGWKVAPKDGYYSADAPPLAVADDETVKKAQEAVDTAKRDLDAAKMAARKRGADQSPLKAAVEHHKKAKNSLKDANTAASQKKIMNIWQDSAAKRMSAADGRWYETTAYWNIVRSRVIDLLRAANGLAPVPSGC from the coding sequence ATGGCCAAGAAACCAAAGACGACAACCCGGTCATACACCCTCGGGCTGTTGTCCCCGTCGGACGCGAGCGACTGGCTGCCGCTCTGGAACCGGCTCTTCCAGACCCATCACGCCGTCTGCCGCGGGGCTCGTGAGTATGGCGAGTTCTACCTGAATCTTCGCGGCGGGCTTGCCGCGTCGCTTGCCGACTGCGCAGACGAACCGGACGCGGAGCGTCGCCGCCTATTACAGCGCGGAGCGCGGCGGATGCTCTCGCTGGGATGGCTATCCGTCGAGAGCGCGCGCGGCGCGGAAAACCACCCGCATCGCGTCCGCGAACGGGTTTGCGAAGCGTGCGGCGGTTTTCCTCAGCCCAGTTGCGAGCGAGGTCACCCGGACAAGATTGGGGAACTCAAGTCCGGCCAGTCGCTGCTGAGGGAGTTGGCGCAGCGGCTGCTTCTGGAAATCCTCTCGACACACAAAGGTGTCCGCGATGAGACCGAGATCGCCGAGTGGAGCGACGACTGCGTACTGGCACTGACCGCGCGCATCCGCCCTGATGCTGTCATCGTCAACCGCGCTGCGGCGTTCGCGGAGTGGCAGCAGAGCGTCGGCGAGTCCGGCGCGGAGATGCCCGAGCAGGCCCGCCGCATCTTGTTCGCGATGTGCGGCGACGGCTTCGCGTCGCTGACGCTCCCTGAGGAGGAGGCTGTCAAACAGGAAGCCGAGCAGGCAGAGACGGACCCGTCGGGCGAGGATGATTCTGAGGACGAGGATGCAAAGAAGTCCAAGTCTGAAACCGAAGAGGCAGTCGAGCCAAGCAACGCTTCTCGCGGAGTCTATTGCGACCTCTTCGGTGGCGATCCAGGTCCGAAGATCAAGCGAGAAGGAGAGAAGATTCGCTTTGCCGCGATGCTCCATGAGTTCTTGTCGCCATTTGCCACGGCAAATCAGGTCTGCGTGTTCCTTGACCGGACCAATCTCTCGCTTGGCGAGATGCCACGACGCTGCGATCCTGCGCGTCCACTCTCGGACCAACTCCGAGAGTGGCGAACGCTCCGCGGCTGGGATCGGAAAAATGCTGATCTGCTTCCACGTGAAGCAAGCCCGGACAACAAGAAGAACAAGATTGCGGTGCCTTACCGGAAGCTCTTGGTAGCCGCCGGACTCTGGCCAAAGTCGAATGACGAAGGCGGTGCAACCACACCTCAGCATGAAAAGGCTGGCAATCGCGTTCAGAAGAAGCTGAAGGAAGTGGCGATTACAACAGGCGAATCGCCTAGCATTCTTGGACTCGTCAACGGGATACTAAACGCATGCGCCAAACGAGCAACCGCTGAAGATTTGCGAGTGTTCAAGCCTGAGTGGGCCAAGGGCATCCAGGATAGCTTTGAGCGCGCGGCACGAGTAGGGACTATCAAGGGAGCGCCCGAGTTTCGTTACTTGATGTTTGCCCTGGCCGCGCGCCGGATCAGTCAAACGCAGACATGGACGAAACGCAACGAGGCCGAGCGGCACAAGGCCGCCGTCAAGGAAGACGCGGCGAAGAAGGCGCTAGAAGGGCTTGATCCCACCGAGGCGGCGCGGAAGTGGTTTGCCGCATACGAAGAGAAGCGGGGCGAAGAATCGGAAGCGTTGTCCGATTTTCAGATCACCCGGCGGATGATCGGCGAGTGCGACGCGGTTTTCAAAGCATGGCGAGGAACTGAAACCGCCGACGAGCGGGAGAAGGCAACCGCTTCGGTCCAGTCCAAAGTCGAGAAGTTCGGCGATGCCCGGTTCTATGCCGATCTGTCCGAAGACCCTGCCGCGGCAGTCATCTGGCAACATGAGCAAGGCCCGGAACTCCTCAAGCAGTGGATCAAACTGCGGCAAGCCCAGCACGACCAGCGGCGTTTCAAGATCCCCCGCTTCTGCCACCCCGATCCATTTCATCATCCGACGTGGTGCGAGTTCGGCGGCTCGTCGAAGCCCAAGGTGTGGTACGCGTGGAAACCGGACAGCAGGCCGCAGAGCCCGGAGCCTGGTGGTGACGCCGATGGCTCGCGTCGCCTGTGGATGCTGCTCCCCGACTTTGCTGTGCGGCAGGCGAAGCCGGTACCGATGCGGTGGCGCAGCAAGCGACTCTCCCAAGACCTTGGCGGCGTTCGCGAGCACGTTGAAGTTCCGATCACTCGCGCCGATCGTCTGAGCGTTGCCGCGGCAAAGCTGCCGTTGCTAGATGCAAACAGGGACCCCATCCGCTATCGTCCCGCGCACCCCTTCACCAAGGACGCCAAAGGCTGGAATGCTCGCTTGCAGCTCGACCGCGACACGCTGGAACGCCTTGAGAGGCACTGGGATGAAGAGCAACGTACATGGCGGGATGATGGCAAGGCCCTTCGGCAGGCTCGATGGTTCGTCACGTTTGCTCCATCGCTCGCGGCGTCCGATGGACCCGGCCGCAGCATCCACCCAAAACTCGGCTGGAAAGCAAGCCCACACTCCGAACTGAACAAGAAGCAGAAACGCGAAGGCCACGCCAAGCTCATCCTCTCCCGCCTCCCCGGCCTGCGGGTGCTCTCGGTGGACCTCGGCCACCGCTACGCCGCGGCGTGCGCGGTGTGGGAGACACCGGACGCCGCGACGTTCGACATCCGGAAGGTCATCGCCGACACCAAGGCCAAAGGATGGAAAGTGGACGGCTCGGCGGAAGGCCTGTTCGTTCATATCCACGAGCCGACGGACAAGATCGCCAAGAACGGCCGCAACAAAGACAAGCCTGTCATCGAGACGACCATTTACCGCCGCGTCGGCGAGGACTTCCTGCGCGACCCGAAGACCGGCACGCCGACGACGACACCGCACCCCGCCCCGTGGGCGCGGCTCGATCGCCAGTTCCTCATCAAGCTCCAGGGCGAGGAGAAACCGGCGCGGGAGGCGTCGAACGCGGAACTGTGGCTCGTCCACCAGATCGAACGCGACATGGGGCTGGCAACGCCGCTGATCGATCGGCTTGTCCAGAACGGATGGGGACTCAAGGGCGACGAGTCGACGGGAGAGCGGCAGCCGTTGCGGATCGCCGCGCTGCGCGCGCTCGGTTGGGTTCCACAACCTGCGAGCCGGGCGGTTCTCAACGGCGGGCCGTCGGGCGGCATGCGCCGACCGTCGCTGCGCGTGGATGAACTCATGTCGGAGACGGTCCGCAATACCCGTCTCGCGCTGTACAACCACGGCGATGCCGCGAAGATCGCCTTCGGCCTGACGAGCGAGTACAAGCCTCTTCCGGGAGATCGGAAATACTGGTTCAACAAGAGCCAAGACAACGACAGCGAACCGGCAAAGGACGCGGAGAAGAAGGCACGCGAGCGAGCGGAAAGGCACACACAGCATCTGCAGGACATGCTTGTGCTTTGGCACGATCTGGCGGTCTCCACGAAGTGGCGGAATGATGATGCGCTCGCGTGGTGGAATGACGAGCACGCCGGCATCCTGCCGCTTCTCAAGCAGGCTTCGTTCACGCCACCGCCGCTAAGCACCGAAGATCAGAAGGACAAGAAGAAGGCGGCCAGCCATGAGGCCAAGGCCAAGCGATGGAAGGAACTCTGGGAGCAACTGCAAGACGGGCCGCTGAAACGGCGAACTGAACAGGCGGAAGAGGATGCGGATCGCGCCGAGCGCAAGGCCGATCGCGAGGCCATCCGATCTCTGCTCGCCCCTGTCGCAGAAACGCTTCGAGACAATCCTGCATTGCGGCAGGCATTCAGCGCGAAATGGGTCGAACGATGGAAGGTGTCTGACGGCGCGCACGCGCTGGTACCGAAAGTGGAAAAGGGCCAGAGGGGGCCGTCAGAGGCGAAAAAGACTGCCGCGGCAACGGGCTGGCACGCCCGCCTTCGGGCTCTCACGGACTGGATCATGGGCCGGCGTCTGCCGGGCGAGAACTCCAGGTTGTGGAGCCGCAACGTCGGCGGCCTCTCGCTCACGCGCATCGCCACCATGCGGTCGCTCTACCAGTTGCACAAGGCGTTCGCCATGCGTTCTACGCACGACAATCCACGTGGAGCGCCGGAGAAGGGTGAGAGCAACATCGGCGTCGCCCAGGGCATCCTCGTCGCGATGGAACGGATGCGCGAGCAGCGCGTGAAGCAACTCGCCAGCCGGATCGCGGCCTCCGCCCTTGGCCTCGGCGGACATTGGAAGCAGGTCGAGCGCCGTGATCACAAGGGAAATACTCTACTCGACGAAAATGGCAAGCCGCGGATGAAGCGCGTTTGGGTCGAGGAGCCGAACGCGAAATATTCGCCCTGCCACGCAGTCGTTATCGAGAATCTCCGCAATTACCGCTTCGTTGAAACCCAGCCTCGTCGTGAGAACAAGGCGCTCATGAGTTGGTCCGCCGGAAAGGTCCGCAAGTATCTCGAAGAGGCCTGCCAACTCCACGGCCTGCATCTACGCGAAGTAATGCCCAACTACACCAGCCGCCAGTGCAGCCGTACCGCACTCCCCGGCGCGCGCTGTGTGGACGTACCCGTTGATTTAGAAACAGGTGAGCCAAAAGCGTATTGGTGGAAGAAATCGCTCAACGCTGCCAAGAAGAAGACCGACGACGGCAATCACAAAGAGAAAAGGGGTGATGCCGAATCTCGTTTCATCACCGATCTCGCCGAGTACCTCGCCAAACTCAAAGGACCGAAAAAGCCGCTGCCCAAAACGGTTCGCGTGCCGCGTAAAGGCGGTGACATTTTCGTCGCCGCGCCGCCGTGGCCCTGCGGCGGCGAAGGCCATCAACCTTGCCCGCTGTGTGACATGAAGCGCGCCTCTCAAGCCGACCTGAACGCGGCAGCCAACATCGGCCTGCGCGCCTTGTTCGACCCGGATTTCATCGGCAGGTGGTGGTACGTTCCTGCATGTATGGAAGATGGTTGGCGGGTGCCTGCTTCGAGGAGTTGCACAGGCGCTGCCTGCCTCGATGGCTGGAAGGTAGCGCCGAAGGACGGCTATTACAGCGCAGACGCGCCGCCTCTCGCGGTGGCTGATGACGAAACCGTCAAGAAAGCTCAAGAGGCCGTAGATACGGCGAAGCGAGATTTGGACGCTGCGAAAATGGCAGCAAGGAAAAGGGGCGCGGATCAATCGCCCCTCAAGGCCGCAGTGGAGCATCACAAGAAAGCAAAGAACTCGTTGAAAGATGCCAATACGGCTGCATCACAGAAGAAAATCATGAATATCTGGCAGGACTCCGCGGCCAAACGAATGTCAGCAGCCGACGGCCGATGGTATGAAACAACCGCTTATTGGAACATTGTCCGGTCCCGCGTCATCGATCTTCTCCGAGCCGCCAACGGACTCGCCCCAGTTCCATCAGGTTGTTGA
- a CDS encoding DNA repair protein — MTSPTSARRRVERLIGLRQERQGQANETDRRSQEIATYLAVAEKVTDALELLSQRLFKELLGIVEAKTSIALQEILDQPIRLRADAEFKRGSATVEFWIDNEGNREDVYRGQGGSVANILSVGLRMFALTTLDPAKHRRFLVLDEQDCWLRPDLVPKLVKIVQEAGRALGFQVIMISHHDLAVFERFADKIYQFTPLLGGVVEVRQVMKPATVPDAIG; from the coding sequence CTGACATCACCCACGAGCGCACGCCGGAGGGTTGAGCGGCTCATCGGCCTTCGTCAAGAACGCCAGGGCCAAGCTAATGAGACCGACCGTCGGTCACAGGAGATCGCTACCTATCTGGCGGTTGCAGAGAAAGTAACGGACGCACTCGAATTGCTGAGCCAGAGACTGTTCAAGGAATTGCTCGGTATCGTCGAGGCAAAAACGTCTATTGCCCTTCAGGAGATTCTTGACCAGCCGATTCGCCTCCGCGCCGACGCAGAATTCAAGCGAGGTTCCGCAACCGTCGAGTTCTGGATCGACAACGAGGGTAATCGCGAGGACGTGTACCGCGGACAGGGAGGATCAGTGGCCAACATCTTAAGTGTCGGCCTCCGAATGTTTGCTCTCACAACGCTTGACCCGGCGAAACACCGACGTTTTCTCGTGCTCGACGAGCAAGATTGTTGGCTTCGCCCGGATTTGGTGCCAAAGCTCGTCAAGATCGTGCAAGAAGCAGGGCGGGCGTTGGGATTCCAGGTAATCATGATAAGCCATCATGACTTGGCTGTTTTCGAGCGGTTCGCGGACAAGATTTACCAGTTCACGCCGCTCTTGGGAGGCGTCGTCGAAGTCCGGCAAGTGATGAAGCCCGCGACCGTTCCTGACGCAATTGGATGA